ACGCCGGGATGATATCGGCCTTATGGGGCCCATCATTTCGATAAGGACCGATGCCAAGCCTCCCCTTTTGAAAATGACCTTTGACCACCTCCAATTCAAAAGCGGAGTTTTCGCGTTCGCGCTTGGGGATAACGACCACGGCGTTGCGCGCACCGCGACCAAGAAAGAAACCGTCGCGTCGGGCGGGTCCGCGCGGCCTTAGACGATTCCGAAATTGCATAGTCGGCGAACCGGCATTAAGTTGCTATGCTTCAACGGCAGAGCGGGTGGCCGGTGCAGGCACATCGCCATTCGCGGCAATCGCATGAGACAACCAGCTCACCCGGGCAGGTGTCATGACTTCAATCTCGCACTCGACCGTGGCCGCGAATGTTGGCACTGCGCCACGGGCCAAAGCGCGCAACGCAGCGCTCGATCGCTCCCGCACCTTCCTGACGCTGGTGGTGCTGCTGCATCACGCCGTCATTCCCTACACCCATTTCGGCCACACCGATCCCAAGTCGTGGATCGGCTTTGACATGATCGTTCTCGCCACCGACAGCTTCTTCATGGCGATGTTCTTCTTTCTGTCGGGACTGTTCGTGTGGTCGGGGCTTGCTCGCAAAGGACCCGTGAACTATTTGGGTGACCGCCTGATCAGGCTTGGATTGCCTTTCGTGATCTGCGCGTTCACGATCATTCCATTGGCCTATTACGCGATTGAACTGCGCCAATCGCCTGACGTGAGCTTTGCCGAGTTCTGGTGGAAAACGGTCACAGTCGGCCCCTGGCCGAGCGGCCCGGTCTGGTTTCTCTGGGTTTTGTTTGCCTTCGACTTGGTTGCGAGCCTCCTGTATCAGCTTTGGCCCCGGCTGCTTGATCCGATTAATCGCCTGTCGCTGCGCGGCCGTGACCATCCGGCCCAGTTCTTCGCGGTCATGCTTGCCGTCACTGCCGCGCTGTATATCCCGGGGCGAGTTTACTGGGGACCGGGCAGTTGGTTCGAGTTCGGTCCGTTCTCGGTTCAGCACGGCCGCGTGCTGCTCTATGCGACCTACTTCTTTTTTGGCGCAGCCATAGGCGCGCAGTATCTGGATCGCGGGTTGTTGGCAGCGGACGGCCAGCTCGCCAAGCGAACCTGGCCCTGGACGATTCCAACGCTCGTTCCCTATTGCCTCATGTGGGTGCTGATCTATATCAAGCGCGAAATACTGGGGAATCCGTTGCGGCTGCCGGATTGGTACGAGGCGACCTATGGCCTGTTCTTCGCGGCGTTCAGCGTCGCCATCATGTTTACGATCCTGGCCTTTTTCCTGAGATTCAAACAATCAGGCCGGAGCATACTCGACCCCATGCAGCCGGATGCCTATGGCATGTTCCTGGTCCACTATCCGATCGTGCTTTGGCTGCAATATTGGCTGTTCGACTTCGACATTTCCGCGATCGCCAAGGCCCTTGTTGCCTTCGTGCTCACCGTCATTCTGAGCTGGGCCGCGACAGCGGCGCTGCGCAAGATCCCTGGCGCGAGCCACGTTCTTTAGATCATGCGCTCGAAGCGTCCCCGATCAACATGCTAACTCAAGCTGCGTGCGGAAGGATTAAGAACGGCGGCTCTTGCATAACCCGCGATGAGCCCATAGCCGGTCCGGTTCGGATGAAGTGAATCGTACATTGCGCGCGAATTCCAGGTGCCGCCAAACAGCCCCCAGACGTCAATAAACGGCACGTTAGCGGAATAGGCCACCGATTTCATGTTTGCAACATAGGCCGCTTGCGTCGCGTAAGATGCATAGACTCCCGCCTGAGATGGAGGACGTCTTTAGTCGTTTGTTCAGCGACGCGGGCTGGTTTGGGGTCGTTAGCCCCTTGGTGAGCGAGGCACAGGGATCGACGATGCCGCGCCGCAACCAGCCCCATCGAATTTGCCGAATCTGCATAGCCGGAATTGATCTGCATCGATCAACTCTTCCTTGAGAATTCCTGGGGGTCTGGCGGGCAGGCCAATGGCACGCGACAGCTGCGGGACCGGCAAAGCTGACAAACCTTCTCCGCACGGGAGCAGCGCGAATCCGGCCGCCATCGATGTTGCCGTACGGGACGCCCCTGGCGGCTGGAAGCCGCGGACCGCGGCATTCACGTCAGTCAGAGAGACAGCAAATGCACTTTGCAGGCCGTTCGCACTTCTGCTTGTCTCCTTGGCCATAATTGCCGCGGTCTGGTGGTGGTTGGCCCTGCCTGTCACGCTGGTATCGGCGCCGATTGATCCCACCAAGAAACTGGATTGCGTGTCCTACGCGCCGTTTCGATACCGGCAGAGCCCGTGGAACTCCCGAATAATCATCAGTCCGGAACAGATCGCGGAAGATCTCGCCGATCTTGCCAAGATATCCAGATGTATCCGCATTTATTCAGTCGAGAACGGACTGGACAAGGTGCCCGAACTCGCCTCGAAGGCGGGTCTGAAGGTTATTCTCGGCGTTTGGATCGGACGCGATCATCTGAAAAACGCGCTTCTTATCGACAGCGCCGTATTGCAGGCTAAGGGTTATCCAGGCGTGGTTACGGCGATCATCGTCGGCAGCGAAGTGCTACTCCGGGGAGAAATGACCGCGTCGCAACTTCGGGAGACGATCCGCTCTGTCAAGGCTCGCGTCACTATTCCGGTGAGCTATGCCGATGCTTGGGAATTCTGGCTGCGCTACCCCGAGGTCGGCAGCGACGTCGATTTCGTGACAATTCACGTCCTGCCATATTGGGAAGACCTTCCAGTCCGCGCCGAAGACGCTGCGGCGCATGTGGATGATGTCCGTAAGAAAATGGTCCTTGCCTTCCCCGGCAAGGAGATCCTGATCGGTGAAACTGGGTGGCCAAGCCGAGGGCGCATGCGCAAAAGCGCGGTGCCATCTCGCATCAATCAGGCTCGTTTCACGTCCGAGGTCCTCGACCTGGCCAGACGAGAGGATTTCCGCGTCAATCTGTTCGAGGCCTATGACGAGCCCTGGAAGCGTCAGTGGGAAGGAACAGTGGGCGCCCACTGGGGCCTGTTCGATGCAGGGACTCGTGGGCTGAAATATTCACCTGGATTGGCCGTCAGCAACTATCCGTTCTGGAAGGTGCAACTGGTGGCCGGCCTCGCTTTCGGCATTTCCGTATTCGTAGCAGCGTGGTTGACGCTTCGGCTTCGGCTCTTGGCAGCAGGAGTCGCAGCACGGTGGCTTGCTGTGGCAACATCCGCCACAGTCGGCGGGATTCTGCTGGGCCTAAGCGCTGAGAAGATGCTTTGTGAGAGCTACGGCTTCGCCGGTTGGCTTGTCCAAGGACTGCTGCTTGCCGTAGGAATAGCCGCGCCCTTCCTGTGCTCCAATGCGTTGATGTCGGGGCGCCCGCTGCCGACCCTTCTGGAATGGTTCGGTCCGAGCGACGGCAGAACGCGATCGTTGCCCACGCGGATCCTCGGGTTCATGTTCACCGTCACCACTCTGGTCGCAGCAGAAACTGCGTTTGTCCTCGTATTCGACCCACGTTCGCGCGATTTTCCGTTTGCCGGCCTGACGATGGCGGTTGTGCCGATTTGGACTCTGACGCAGCTCAATCCTCGAAAATCGGAGATCCGCCCCTTCACTGAGGCCATGTTCGCGGGCCTGTTCCTAGCTGCTGCGCTCTATATCGCTTTCAACGAAGGGGTCCGCAACTGGCAGTCCTTGTGGACCTCAGTGATGTATTTCGTGTTAGGCACCACGCTGTGGCCGACGCGTTCGGTTGTCGTCCTCAGTACGCTATCGAGTATGCCCGTCGTCCTTTGGAAGATGTTCGGCAGGGAACGTCGCGCATTGCAGCCGATCAATGTCGCCTTAGTCCCCGAACTGGAATCGTCGACCGGCACAGCCAGTCGGTCGCTTCGCGGCAACCATCCCATCAAGGGGCGAGCGCGATAGCTAATCCTTTCTTGACGCAAAAGTCTTGGGTTCTGGAAAGTGAGGTTGCGTTAGTGAGCAGACTTTCTCGGCGCCAATTTGGCAAGATTGCGGGATGGGCGGCTCTCGGACCCGCGGCGGCCTCCACTGAGCCCGCCGGTGCCGGCACAGCCCAAGAGAGCCGGTTCACCGGCCAGGGCTTCATATCCGGCTTTCCGAGTGACTTTCTGTGGGGCACAGCCACATCAGCCTATCAGATTGAAGGCGCCGTCAACGAAGATGGACGAGGTCCGTCAATCTGGGACAGTTACACTCACAGACCCGAGACAAGTGCCGAACTTGGCAATGCAGATGTCGCTGATGACCACTACCATCTGTACAAGGACGACGTTCAATTGATGAAGGCGCTGGGAGCGAAGGCCTATCGCTTCTCGATTGCGTGGCCTCGCGTCTTCCCGGAAGGATCAGGCACCCCAAACCCGAAAGGCCTCGACTTCTACAATCGACTTCTCGACGAACTGCTGGCAAACGACATCGAGCCGTTTGCGACCATGTATCATTGGGATTTGCCTCAGGCGCTTCAGGATCGTCTCGGCGGGTGGATATCTCGCGACACTGCGAATGCCTTTGCGGACTATGCGGGACACGTCGCAGAACGTTTGACCGATCGCGTGAGGCACATTTGCACGATCAACGAGTGCGCAAGGTTTGTTCATCTTGGCTATGGCCTTGGCCTCGACGCCCCCGGCCTGAAGCTGTCCCGAGCCGAACTGAACCAGGTTCGTCACAATGTCGCGCTGGCACAGGGTCTTTCGGTGCAGGCGATCCGAGCGCACGGACGGACAGGAACCAAGGTTGGTCCAGCCGAAAACATCGTCATCTGCATACCTGCAATTGAAACACCGGCAAACATACGCGCTGCAGAAATCGCGACACGCGAACTCAATGCTGCCTATCTGACTGTTATGCTCGAGGGAGAATATGCGGAAGGCTATCTGGCCCGGGTCGGAAAAGATGCCCCATCGTACACGGCCAGGGATCTGAGCATCATTTCATCCCAGATCGATTTTGTAGGGCTCAATGTCTACAGGCCGGACCATTACGTCGTTGCGGCTGACAACGACCGAGGCTTCACCCTGAT
This genomic interval from Bradyrhizobium sp. NP1 contains the following:
- a CDS encoding acyltransferase codes for the protein MTSISHSTVAANVGTAPRAKARNAALDRSRTFLTLVVLLHHAVIPYTHFGHTDPKSWIGFDMIVLATDSFFMAMFFFLSGLFVWSGLARKGPVNYLGDRLIRLGLPFVICAFTIIPLAYYAIELRQSPDVSFAEFWWKTVTVGPWPSGPVWFLWVLFAFDLVASLLYQLWPRLLDPINRLSLRGRDHPAQFFAVMLAVTAALYIPGRVYWGPGSWFEFGPFSVQHGRVLLYATYFFFGAAIGAQYLDRGLLAADGQLAKRTWPWTIPTLVPYCLMWVLIYIKREILGNPLRLPDWYEATYGLFFAAFSVAIMFTILAFFLRFKQSGRSILDPMQPDAYGMFLVHYPIVLWLQYWLFDFDISAIAKALVAFVLTVILSWAATAALRKIPGASHVL
- a CDS encoding SGNH/GDSL hydrolase family protein yields the protein MKSVAYSANVPFIDVWGLFGGTWNSRAMYDSLHPNRTGYGLIAGYARAAVLNPSARSLS
- a CDS encoding glycosyl hydrolase family 17 protein translates to MARDSCGTGKADKPSPHGSSANPAAIDVAVRDAPGGWKPRTAAFTSVRETANALCRPFALLLVSLAIIAAVWWWLALPVTLVSAPIDPTKKLDCVSYAPFRYRQSPWNSRIIISPEQIAEDLADLAKISRCIRIYSVENGLDKVPELASKAGLKVILGVWIGRDHLKNALLIDSAVLQAKGYPGVVTAIIVGSEVLLRGEMTASQLRETIRSVKARVTIPVSYADAWEFWLRYPEVGSDVDFVTIHVLPYWEDLPVRAEDAAAHVDDVRKKMVLAFPGKEILIGETGWPSRGRMRKSAVPSRINQARFTSEVLDLARREDFRVNLFEAYDEPWKRQWEGTVGAHWGLFDAGTRGLKYSPGLAVSNYPFWKVQLVAGLAFGISVFVAAWLTLRLRLLAAGVAARWLAVATSATVGGILLGLSAEKMLCESYGFAGWLVQGLLLAVGIAAPFLCSNALMSGRPLPTLLEWFGPSDGRTRSLPTRILGFMFTVTTLVAAETAFVLVFDPRSRDFPFAGLTMAVVPIWTLTQLNPRKSEIRPFTEAMFAGLFLAAALYIAFNEGVRNWQSLWTSVMYFVLGTTLWPTRSVVVLSTLSSMPVVLWKMFGRERRALQPINVALVPELESSTGTASRSLRGNHPIKGRAR
- a CDS encoding GH1 family beta-glucosidase yields the protein MSRLSRRQFGKIAGWAALGPAAASTEPAGAGTAQESRFTGQGFISGFPSDFLWGTATSAYQIEGAVNEDGRGPSIWDSYTHRPETSAELGNADVADDHYHLYKDDVQLMKALGAKAYRFSIAWPRVFPEGSGTPNPKGLDFYNRLLDELLANDIEPFATMYHWDLPQALQDRLGGWISRDTANAFADYAGHVAERLTDRVRHICTINECARFVHLGYGLGLDAPGLKLSRAELNQVRHNVALAQGLSVQAIRAHGRTGTKVGPAENIVICIPAIETPANIRAAEIATRELNAAYLTVMLEGEYAEGYLARVGKDAPSYTARDLSIISSQIDFVGLNVYRPDHYVVAADNDRGFTLIPFPASFPHMDSAWLRIAPEAMYWAPRHVAKLWGVKSIYISENGTSATDEPAADGNFYDLDRIMYLRNHLLHLQRATSEGIPVSGYFVWSLMDNFEWSDGFQKRYGLYNVDFDTQRRTPKLSASFYREIIRHNAVV